In Marmota flaviventris isolate mMarFla1 chromosome 19, mMarFla1.hap1, whole genome shotgun sequence, the DNA window acaaaacaaaaagtttgttctttgtaaaaataaataaaattgaaaaaccctTAGTGGACTAATGAAGTGACATAGAGATAAAACTCAAATTGacaaaatttgtgatgaaaaaggaaatatcataaagGACACTGCTGAAATACAGAGGAgtattagaaactattttgaaaatttgtattccaataaaatagtaCATCTTGAAGTCATTGACAATTTTTCAGAGATAtgtgatctacccaaactgaatcaggaggacatacacaaattaaacagatcagtttcaagcaatgaaatagaagatgccatcaaaagccttccaaccaagaaaagcccaaggcCAGATGGATTCTTAGCCAAGTTGTATAAGACCttcaaaaaagaatgaacaccaattctcctcaaattattccatgaaatagaaaagaagggaattcttctaaactcattctataaggctaGTATcgccctgataccaaaaccagacatcaaggaaagaaaacttcagaccaaattCCATGATAaagatagatgcaaaaattatcaataaaattctggcaatggCATACCAAAACATATTAGAAAGTTAGTGCACCACCATCAAGTagagttcatcccagggatccagggttgattcaacatacggaaaacaataaacctaattcatcacattaatagacttaaagacaagaatcactgatcatctcaatagatgcagaaaaagcatttgacaaaaaacaacacctcttcatgttcaaaacactagaaaaactagggatagtaggaatatacctcaatattgtaaaagctatctatgctaaacccaaggccaacatcattctaaagggagaaaattgaaagcattccctctaaaaactgggacagaacagggatgctctctttcatcacttctattcaacatagtcctgtaAACTCTAACTAGAGCAATTagataaaaacagataaaataggttaaaaggaaaagaagaactcaaattatctctatttgctgGGACATGATTCTAaatttagaagatcaaaaaaaatttcaccagaaaacttctagaactaataaatgaattcagtaaagtaccaggatataaaatcaacaccaataatCAAACACGTTCTAATacatccactgaaagagaaattaggaaaactattccatttacaatagccttaaaaataaaatacttggcaatcaatctaacaaaagaggtgaaggatatctacaaggaaaactacagaacactaaagaaagaaattgaggaagaccttagaagatggaaagatctccgatgctcttgaataggcaaaattaatattgtcaaaatggccatattaccaaaagtattatacagaGTTAATGAATTCATATTAAAATCcaaatgatactttttaaaaaacattgtttttggttgtagatgcacacaataccttaatttagtatttttaatgtagtactggggatcaaacccagtgcctcatgcatgctaggcaagtgctccaccactgagccacaaccccagccccaaatgatATTcttaatagaagtaaaaaaaaagcaaacatgaaattcatttggataagtaagagacccagagtagtcaaaacaatctttagcaagaagaatgaagcagtaggcatcacaatactgcacctcaaactatattacagagccatagtaacaaaaacagcatggtattggcaccaaaacagaatagaagacacagaggcaaacccacataaatacaattatctcatctTAGAGGCACCAAAAAGCATTCATTGTAgcaaagatagcttcttcaaaaaatggtgctgggaaaactggtaatCCATAGGtagcagaatgaaaataaatccctaactctcacactgcacaaaactcaagtcaaagtggatcaaagacttaggaactAGAAGAGACACCTTGTGgcaaatagatgaaaaagtaggGCCAAATCTTCACTATGTAGggttaggaactgaattccttaacaagactcctaaagcacaagaagtaaaatcagaatcaataaatggggtggattcaaacttaaaagcttcttctcagcaaagaaaatgagagcctacagaatgggtaaaaatctttaccacatgcatcaCAGATAGAGCTTTAAGAACtgaaaaaactcaacaccaagaaaacaatcaataaatgagctaaggaatcgaacagacacttcacagaagaaatacaatcaattaaaaacatgaaaaaaaatgttcaacatctctagaaattagcaaaatgcaaatcaaaactactctaaaacttcatctcacttcaatcacaatggcaattataaaaaatacaagcagttataaatattggcaaggatatggggaaaaaaggtacacttataattgctggtggaactgcaaattggtgcaaccactatggaaagcagtatggagattcctcagaaaacttggaatggaaccaccgtttgaccagcttttccactccttggtttatacccaaaggacttgaaatcagcttactacagggacaccatcacatcaatgtttacagcagttcaattcacaatagccaaactatggaacccacctacccacctagatgcctttcaacagatgaatggataaagaaaaattgatatatatatatatatatatatatatatatatatatatatatagaatattagccttaaagaagagtgaaatgatGGCAtattcaggtaaatggatggagctagaaaATATCataagctaaataagccaaacccaaaaaatactaaaggctgaatgttttctctgatatgtggatgctaattcaaaataagggggcggggccagggaaaaatagaagcacattggattagacagaaaggagtgaagggagggaggggatatGGTAGTAGAAATGATAatagaatgaagcagacattatattctatatgcatatatgatacatgaccagtgtgattcaaTATTGTGTACAACTTGAAGAGTGAggagttgtactccatttatgtatggtatgtcaaaatgcactccaCTGTCGTATATAACTcattagaacaaaaaaatttaaaatccaaacaaaaccgatcagcatgggccaaggtgacctagtgTTGCCATGATAATGCAGACTTAAAAGTCTGAAGTCACCCTGCTCTCCAggaaaagtcaagaggtggacatgggcaggactctctggaaatcTCTCTTTGGTCCCCAGTAAAACTGGAATGCAGGAGAGGCATGCTGtcctcctctctgagaggaccacttgtgggaggccatcctcgcacatgatttgagttacctccctggctgggtgagaggcgcttagacacatctgtgtcagagctttcctcacccttttccaggtccaagggcttgtACGTGCACAGGCATGTCTGTCCACTGTCCCAAAGACCCAATcatcgcccctgaccttgggatgctgccccccttaaccttcattggatgggattttccccggaattttttgttccccaataaaagtccactccctggcgtgttctctctctctctcgctagcctcttcagtaaacctcactACTGCATTAGGTGgatggaggctggagctagggggagccatcctggagctggttttaaaggtaacTAGAGTCttatctctttaatttaaaactccctagcatttCGCTCATGATTCGAAccttctttaatgaagccagTGCTGGTTGCTGGGCAGACCCactctctctcccttgagagtatcccctttcccttttcctatcctttcaataaactcattcctgttactctgagtgacatgtctgaaaccTTCTGACTTGATGGCAAGAATCAGGTTTGAGGAGAGGGTCTTCACAGTTCCTCAGTTTCTtagaaggccccagctctgtacCAGTGGGATGTGAGAACAtggggttgggattagggttagagcaggaaAGTAAGACTGATTTGAGGCAGAAAATTGGAGCagatggtgtatatatatatcagtatttAACTCGCTAGGCTGGACTCACATCaggagctcaagtgatcctccccctctcatcctcctgagtagctgggaatagAGGTGTTCACCTCCATACCTGGCTCCTCTATATTtcgtttatttactttttagtacgagagattgaacccagggcacttaaccactgatccacacccccagattgttttattttttattttgagaagtcttgcaaaattgctgtGGCTCATTTGAAATTGTGATCATCCTGCATCATTCTCCCTGAGCTGCTAagatgacaggcctgtgccaccacacccagctctcccTGTATTTTAAAGGCCAACTTCTTAGTCCCTGAATTACCTCCACCCCTACCACCCTCTCTTGTTTCTATCCTATAGAATGGGCTGGTGAAGATGGGAGTCTTGATGGTTACAGCTTTACccttttggtcctggggatcatTTTCTGACCTCTTTAGTTCCCCTGAACCAGCAGGACAAATAGTGGGTGAGTCTACTCATGAGGACTCTGGAAGAGCCCATGGTCCCCACcgtgcaggagaaatgcagaaaAGGAGCATCACTCCTTTAAGAGGCCCGGCCTGTAGCCTCCCCGCACCCACCACAGTATTTACCAAATGTTGAGGGGACCCTTCCCTGTTTTATAGAGGAGATGTGATTTGCCTACATTCATGTGGCTCGCATAGAGATTGAGACCATTTGGGTTTTCAGGGACATTCGTACATCTTCTCCAGCATTACCAGGTAGATAATGAGGAAAGGGCAAGGAATAGGGCTTTGGTCACCCCTGCACAGTATGCAGCAACCCCTACTATGGCCCAAACACCCATCCCAAAGAGCCCTGTGTTGTCTCAGCTCAGGGGGTCACTCCTAAGTTGGGGGCAAAACCTACTCTCAAGACCCCTCTTCACAGGACCTATTTCTGCCAGGTCCTTCTCTCCCAGAGGCCAGGCTCAGGCAGGACCCCCAGAGGCAGCAGCACAATGCAGTGAACAGTTGGGCCATGACCCAGGATCTGCCCTTCTGGGAGCCTGTCTCCTGCTTGTGCCTCACTTTACTCATCCTTAAACCAGGCCAGGCTGTTCCTTTGGTTCTaagattgtttgtttgtttttaaaaatttcccatttttatttttatcctttggaTCTGGAGTCCTAACATGCATTAATGCCTGGTTTTGGTCCTTTTCACTTCCAAAAAAAGGCCAAAATGGAGAGTCATGGGTCATTAAATCTTCTGATGTGTGCATCAATAGACAGTCTTGTAGTTGTGAGAACATGACAGAgaacttacacaaacctagatgctACAGGTCACTCTCCTGTTGCctcttttattattgttatttttattaatactattattattttcaaaatgacaatttaacccagggatgcttgacGACTGTACCCatccttttcttatattttattctgaagcAGGTTCTCAGTAAGTTACTCAGGatctgaatctggctttgaacttgcaatcctcctgcctcagcctcccgagtcactgggattgtaggcccTCACCACTGCACCCACCTCCATGTTGTCTCTCGATGGAAACAAGAGATGCAGTAAACATGagctgtgggggaggggctgctgctGATGTCACAGGGCCCATTGctttccagtttatttttttataaggtCCAAAGACTCTAATGATCAGAAGTGAAGTATCGTAAATACCTAAATATTCACCCTTGCTTACTGTCATCGAGTGGCCACACAGTAGGTTTATTTACGTGTAGTGTGTTGCACTAGGGTGTTAAAATGGCTGTGGCATCACTGGGGGAAGGGAGGTTTCCAGCTCCCTCATGTGCATGATGTGTGGCTGTGAGTGGGGGAAATGACCTTTTGCAGCCCAGGACTATCCTCAAGGTTTCCTTAGTCCTCCCCAAGACAGAGGTGATTCTGGCTACACCTCCTGGTTCTCTCTTCTTCTGCGACCCAAGGCCTgtgcctccctccttcctcccacagCCCACTCTGCTTCTTGCTGTGGGGGGGAACCTGGGGACTTGGCAGAGCCCCACCTTATGTCCTGAAGCAAGGCACATGTGTGGTTGCCACCCAGGTGCTGCCTTCCAGGCCCACAAATGCCACTGCCCTGGCTTCCCTGCCAATGTGTGCAGACTCCTCCGCCCTTGGTCTTGTCTCCTTGCCAATTTGGTTCTGTTTGAAGGTGAGGGGTGTGTGGAGCCATGCCTGAGAGGCCAGAGATCCACACTGAATAATTGTTTCTCAACTTTTGCATGAATTACCACATAGATGATTAGAGAAGTGCCCAGAAGGGTAAGGCTGCTATGGGTTTTGCTGACCCAGCACACTCAGGCCAACGGTGCCCAGGTCAGGAGACAGAGGTGACTGCTCCTCCAAACCACCCTTTGGCAACTTTCTAGCTCCTCCTCATGGTCTCCACACCTCATCACCCTGGCAGCTTAGCTTGTTAGAGTCCCAACTTGGACATCTTGTGGATgggcagggaaggggctggaCCCTTGGTGGAAACTGGGAGGTGGGGGCTCCCTGCTAAATTCCTCTGACAGCACAAGGCAGGGTTCTGGGGGTCTCAGGGCAGGTGCCCATCCCTGAGGCTTCAAGGGCATGCCTCCTTCCCTCTGTGGCCAAGATCATGGGTTTATACAATGATTTGGAGCTGCCTCAGAAGACCATGCGAGAGGGGTGCTGATGACTTGCTGCAACAGTCAGCCATGACCCTGCCCCTGTGGATCAGGAAGCCTGGTGACAAGTGAGGGTGGCAGCCAGCAGGGGGGGCCTGGTGTCCAGGCCCAGACTAATGCTCCTTCCACTCACAGGCCCCCACCCCTCTGTGGAGCCATTCCAGCCTCAGGGGACTATGTGGCCAAGCCTGGAGACAAGGTGGCTGCGCGGGTCAAGGCTGTGGGTGGGGATGAGCAGTGGATCCTGGCAGAGGTGGTCAGTTACAGCCATGCCACCAACAAGTGAGTGGACACCCACTACGGCTGAAACTTCTTCACCACACCCTCTTCCGCTGGCATTGTTCAGCCTGTATGCGCAGTGGGAGAAGAGCTTCCCCGGAGGGCACCTGGGCAGGAGgtgtgggaggcactgggctccTCGGGCCACTTTCCCACTCTccatctccccctcctcctctttctggcTCCCTGGCTTGCAGTGGGCACCTGGCTACACCCGGTGTTCCTCTTCCATTCCCCCACAGGTATGAGGTAGATGACATTGATGAAGAAGGCAAAGAGTGAGTGTCCAGCTGGGAATGGGTGGCCAGGCTCCTGGCAAGTGATCCACTGGGCTGTCTTAAGCCACCGGTGGACAGCCAACCCAGACGTGGACCCTGAGGCCTTATCCAGAGGGGCAGCTGGCATTGGCTCAGTATCTCCAGACCACCTGCTTCCACCATGTCCTGATCCACACATCCCACAGCAGGTAAGGCAGCCTCCACAGAGAGGACTTTCGTTACATCCAGACCCCAGACAGGGCATGGGGTCATCTTCCAATTCCTTCTCTTTTCTGCTCTCATGGCCTCACAGCTTCAAGGACCAGCCTCTACCTTGTGAatccctcctgcccagcctgAGCCTGAGCCTGAGCCTGCCCCCAGGGAGCAGGCGGCTCTGCCCTCCTGTCCTTCCTCATCTGGGCAGTCAGAGAAGCGTGAGCTGGGTGCACGTGCCCAGACCTCCTGACTCTCGCTTTCACCCCTCCAGCTGACGCTGACCCATGTGAAACGGGTCACATGTAACCTGACGCAGGCTAAACGCTCTTCCTCTTGGGCCTTCAGGACACCTGCCTGCTGCCCTCTGGGTTGCTTTATCTTCTTAACTCAGGGGTCCTGAGTGGCAACAGACCCCTTGTCATTCTAGCATGACCCTTTGAGGATGGAGTCTcacccctcctctccctgcattTTGTCTTCTGCCCTAGGCCACCTTCACTGAGGACCAGCTCTGGAGCAGCAGGGAGTGGGAAGGGGACCTGGACCCCTTGACTTCAGAGGGGAAGGTGAGGCCTGTAGGTGCCTGGAACTCTCAGGGTTCCTGCTGGCCCAGGGCTCCAGGCCAAGAGGAGGCTGGCCTGTCCTGGAAGCCTCTGACCAGTGCCTCCTGTCTGCATCCTACAGGTCTCGGATGAAAACTCCATTCTGTTTGAAGACATCGCTATGCAGATGGCTGCTCCCCCTCCCTCAATGTGGCCCAGAGGTAAGTGGTGGCTTGTAAAGAGTCCCCAAAAAGTGAAGCATGCTAGGAGACTAGAGGGAGGAGGCAACAGAGGACCTTACAGGACCCAACgtccttcctcttctctcatgTCTCCTGGGCCTTCCCTCTGCACACCCTCTTTCCCACCCAGGAAGGACACATGGTCCTGGCAGGCTGCCGGACAGAGGGCCCTACTTGGTTCCAGTGGGATTTAGTTAGTGTCAGGTGGCCTCTTGTTGGACACATCATGTTTTATTCCTGAGGTCATAGGTCAGGCTTGTGCCCATGCTCCCCCTGCAGTGGCTCCCCACGACACCACTCAGAGCTGCCAGCGGAAGTTGAGCTTGCAGCCTGCCATCTTCTCAGCATAGTGGGCGTCAAAGCGCTCATTCTGGGCCACAGTGAAGGCAGATTTCCAGTCCCCCACGATGCCTGGGGAGGGAAAAAAGGGGCTGAGTCCCCCCCACACAGGTGGCCCCAGGTGGCTCAGGGGAAGCTCTGGCAGCTGCTTCCACACACCCTTCTGCAGCCACCCACCCTGGCCAGCACACACCTTTCCTCATGAAGGGAGAAATGTTGTGGTCCATGATCTCAGTCGGAAGGGTGCTGTAGTTAGCCATGGGATTCTTCTTCATCTCCTTGAAGGATGTGTGCTGAATGATGTGATCCACGGTCTCCTCTGACACGGAATGCCCCAGAAACTCCAGGATCTTTCTAATCTCACTTTTGGGGTTCTGAAGCAAGGCACAGGCTCTTCAGAGGGGGCTTGGATTTCTTAAGGAGGATACACAACAGAAATCCCCTCTCTGGTGTTCCGAGGGAGCTGGCCCTTCCACTTGGAAACCTCTCAGCCCCAGCTGCTTCACTCTGGGCCTGTTTCCCTGGACCCACTCCTTTTAGGGTCCAGGACTGAGCCCTGCTTGGTGTCTTATGAGACAGGGCAGGGAAAGTCTTTTTTCAGGAAATAGGTCCCAGGGTTGGCAGAGCCCCGGGCATGTGCAGCTGAGCCAGGTGCTAGGAGATGAGGGCTGTGCTGGGTCCTGAGCTGGGCTGGCTCTGTGGTTCCATGCCAGGAAGGCAGTGTGGGCAACCCTGGGCGGGGTGGGCCTGCCAAAGGGGAGGGTCCTAAGCCTTGTCAGGAACCCTGAGGTTCCAGTCCCCTGGGTGGGACATGGAAGGAAGCAGTGGCAGGCAGTCTCACCTCCTTCAGGTCTTCATAGAAGAGGTAGAGCACCGGGTGGGTGCGGCTCAGCTCCCACCACTCCTGCACGTGCTGGTACCATGACCCATAGGACACTGGGGAAGGGGACCAGCAGGGTTTGGTATGAGTTTTAGGTGGGCTTCCTAAACTCcagccctctccttcctccagaTTGGGGCCCACCTTTTCCATCCATGAACTTCTCCAGGAAGCTGTCCCAGGTGCCAGGGTCAGGGTGCACCTTGGCCATTTTGTAGAAGTTGTAATAGGAGACAGCCACGTCCTTTGCATTGCGGGCAACATAGATCACCTGCAGGGACAGACGACACCCACTGCCAGCTACACCACCCCACGCACACACCCCAGttctgcctccctcctgcctgcctggccccCTCACAGCACCCCTGTGGAGGGTCCCCTCTCGGCTTGACAAGGGAACACGCTGCGGCCTTGAGGCTGACTTGCTGGAGACCTCAGGGATGGCTATGGCAGCTGGGATCTGAACTCAGCTTTGATGGGAGACTCCTGGCTGGTCCCTGGAGTCATACTTCATCCTATCTCACCCCTGGGATACCACCACACACCCAGATGGAGAACAAGGCAGGCAGGGGACCCTCCAGCCCTGCTGTGAGCCTCTGAGCACCAGGCTCCCCTGCCCTCGGGTCTGCACTGAAGAGTCTCGCTCTCCTCGTCTTGGCCCTGCCACAGTGAGGACAGGTGGCCTTCCCACTTGTGCAGAGACAAAGCTTGAAGAGGCTTTTCCTGCAGAACAGGACCAAAGCTGGAATGGCCTAGTGGCCTCCACTGCCACTCACCTTGACCTTCTGATCCAGCAGACTCTGGGGAAGCAGGCCCAGGGGCAAGTGTGTCTTGAGGAGCCGAGGGGAGGGTGTATCTTTCAAAGTTTCCAGACCTAAGGTGCGGGCAGCAGATTGGTGAGATGGAGCCCAGAGTGACCTTCTTTAAGATCTTTTGCCCCTGGATTCTGCCACACACCTGATGGGACCCCTGGAACTTTGAACTCAAGGAAGGGTACACGCATGTAAATGGGTGCCCGGTGACACTTCCCTAGGTTACCACCGTGATAGATCATCTCCAGTATCTCGCTCAACCATGTGGTgcctggaaagagagagaggcagatGTGAGCAGGGTGAAGGGCTGGGC includes these proteins:
- the LOC114103131 gene encoding sulfotransferase 1A1-like; this translates as MELVQDTSRPPLVNVKGVPLIKYFAEMVGPIQSFQAWPDDVLISTYPKSGTTWLSEILEMIYHGGNLGKCHRAPIYMRVPFLEFKVPGVPSGLETLKDTPSPRLLKTHLPLGLLPQSLLDQKVKVIYVARNAKDVAVSYYNFYKMAKVHPDPGTWDSFLEKFMDGKVSYGSWYQHVQEWWELSRTHPVLYLFYEDLKENPKSEIRKILEFLGHSVSEETVDHIIQHTSFKEMKKNPMANYSTLPTEIMDHNISPFMRKGIVGDWKSAFTVAQNERFDAHYAEKMAGCKLNFRWQL